The sequence below is a genomic window from Oreochromis niloticus isolate F11D_XX linkage group LG3, O_niloticus_UMD_NMBU, whole genome shotgun sequence.
TGCCTGCAGTTGGTCACACCGTTCCTTTACGTGGATTAGTTGCCATGCATCTATGCAGTGAGTAACACACCAGTTTCTCAGAGGGCAATTTGACCTTCCCCTCTAATTTTGCTCTCATTGAAATGTCACACAAACTGATTTTTTCCCGAGAGCTTGAAAATGCAAAATCTATGCTGCAGAACGTGTGAGGCAGATGGTAACTTGTTCTGTGCAAGAAATCACCCTCTGGCCAGCTTTCTGTTATGGCCTCTATCACTTCAAAAAATACTGTGGGAtctaaaaaatagatttttaagTGGCTACTCTCATATTGAAGTTTAATTGACCAATGATGTGCATTTAAAATCTGTACGAACTCTTTAAAAGTGTCTTCCACATGCACCCACacaccatagttcatggtggagaagaGCTGCTCTAGTGTGTTTTACTCCCTGAAgtcgtatgaatggcaaactacactcaCTGGCAGcagcataggcacacttaagaTTTCTTCTGACATTTTCGCTCTCTAGTTCTAATTGTCATCACCAGAGGCTCCATAGTCAGAATAAATAACACTGGAGATAACGGGCACCCCTGATGAGTGGAACGCTCCAATGTGACACGTTTAAAAAGTATTGTTACAAAAGTTGAACCCATCTGAGGAAATGATTTCCAAATACATACTTTGGGAGAACATTAAATAAATCTGACCAGTCTATTCTGTCCAAGGCCTGACGAGCGTCCAGTgaaataatatatacatatattatttcactgtatctatctatctatctatctatctatatatatatatatatatatatatatatatatatatatatatatatatatatatatataaaaaaaaacacccagcacgcccctgcgggcggtttatccttcaagctcgggtcctctaccagaggcctgggagcttgagggtcctgcgcagtatcttagctgttcccaggactgcgctcttctggacagagatctccgatgttgttcccgggatctgctggagctactcgcctagcttgggagtcaccgcacctagtgctccgattaccacggggaccaccgtcaccttcaccctccacatcctctcgagctcttctctgagcccttggtatttctccagcttctcgtgttccttcttcctgatattgctgtcattcggaaccgctacatcgatcactacagccgtcttcttctgtttgtctaccaccactatgtccggttggttagccaccaccattttgtccgtctgcatctggaagtcccacaggatcttagctcggtcattctccatcacccttgggggcatctcccattttgaccttgggacttccaggttatactcggcacagatgttcctgtacactatgccggccacttggttatggcgctccatgtatgccttgcctgctagcatcttgcaccctgctgttatgtgctggattgtctcaggggcatctttacacagcctgcacctggggtcttgcctggtgtgatagaccccagcctctatggatcttgtactcagagcttgttcttgtgctgccatgattagtgcctctgtgctgtctttcagtccagctttgtccagccactggtaggatttctgtatatcagccacctcctctatctgccggtggtacataccgtgcaggggcctgtccttccatgatggttcctcgccttcctcctctttcttgggtttctgctgcctgaggtattcactgagcacactgtcagttggggccatcttcgtgatgtattcgtggatgtttcttgtctcatcctggactgtggtgctgacactcatcagtccccggcccccttccttccgcttagcgtacaacctcagggtgctagacttggggtgaaaccctccatgcatggtaaggagctttcttgtcttgatgtcagtggcttctatctcctctgTATAAGATAAAGGTTTAATCATCTCTTACTTTACTCAGATTGCACAGAGTGTATATTTGTTAataatttgaattattttggATAAGGATAAGTGTAAGATAATGAGtaatttcagttttactttataattttgtttagcgtaatatttacagttaaattgtattttctttCCTTATTTAATTTTTACGTACTGTTCCTTTAATACATGATAACTGGGCACGGGGGGAGCATTCACGACGGAGAGTGTGGAGTAACGGGGCTCTAACTAGCTGTGGAGTCAAACAGTTTTCTTACCGTGTTTGCAGTGTAACTGAACATTCAAACGGATTACTGTGTTTCAAGACTGTGgaaataaatgtttgcctgtttgtttttcaactaCAAGCGGACTTTGTGGATTATGTTCAACTGCACAAGGACACGCGTACGGCCCGACTACCAGCTAGTGCTTCCGCGGTAATATTCGTAAGAAAACTGACTCCTCGCGGCCGCAGTCTTTGGATTGGAAATTTAACTGCAACACAGGGACATGAAATACGAGGAGAGGATTCACCAGTCAGCCCTTCAGCACAGAAAGTAAGTGCAGTTAGTCGTGGATAAGGAGGAGATTGGGGAGTGAAACGTGAAATATTGGCAACAGTGTTATGCTAATTAGCAGCGAACGACCCGCTAACGACTAGCTAACTACATGTGAACAGCTACCCTTTGTGTGTTTCCGGAGCCTATTGGTGCAGTTAGCTGTATTGAGCTCCCAGCTAAGTGGAACAAGCTAATCGGAGAATCATGGAAGATGATAAAGATTCAGCAACAGTGGAAAAGCGACAGGTGAAGCCTACAGCTAAGGCAATGGAGGATGCATTACAAAGGAAAATAGGCTCAAGAAAAGCTAAGTTGGGTCAGCTAACAGAGAAAAAGAATGAGATGCTGCAGTTAATGGAGGATGATGGCAATGTGGAAATAGTTAAAACCAAGTTGGCTACAGAATTTAATCACATCTTTGGAGAGTTTTGTGAACTGAATACAACTGTAAAGGGGCTATTTCAGCAAGCTGTGTCAGGAGAAGACATGGATAATGATCAGCAGCATTGGTTTGAGCCCAAAGCAGATGCAATGAGAAGCTTTGCTGACAACGTGGATGCTTGGATAAAGGAAGTCCATCAACgtacaaaggaagcaaaaatgGTTGATGAGAGTGTTCAGCCCACTGACAGCATATCAGTAGCAGCATCTAGGAAGTCTAGAATGTCCAAAGGCAGCACTGGTCAATCTTCAGCATCTTCAGCTCGCTTGAAGGCGGAATTGGAGAAGGCTGCACTCTTGGCACAGGCAGCAGCTTTAAAGGAACGGCGAGCTTTGGAGGAGCAAGAAGCTAAACTTAAGGCTGAGAAGGAAGAGCTTGAATTGCGAACTGCTTTAGCAGCAGCTGATGCTAAGCTTAAGATTTTGCAGAGGTTTGAGGGCTCAGATGTGTCACATAGAGATGACAAAGTATCTTCCATCCAGATGCAGCCAGCTGTGGTACAGACTGATCATCCCAGAGCGACTACTGAGGATTGTGGTGGTGAGCAAAACAGGATGCCCATCATCCAGCCTCAATCAGCTAACTCTGTACAGGTAAATCAGCCAGCTATCAGAAAGAACAGCCACTGTTCTTCAGGCAACAGTTCTTCTCACTCAGCGGGTGTAGAAGCTTCACAGACGTTGTTAGCTGTTATGCAACGACAAAACGACATTGCAGAAGTCCTTGCAACGCAACAAAGACTTTCTACTCTACCTCCTCAGAACATTTCCATCTTCAGTGGGGATCCATTGGAATATAGACTGTTTATCAGAGCCTTTGAGCATGGAGTAGAGTGTAAAACAGAAAGCAGAAAGGATCGTCTTTACTTCTTGGAGCAATACACTTCCGGACAGCCCAGGGAGCTAATACGCAGTTGTCTGCATATGGATCCAGAAAAAGGCTACTGTGAAGCAAAAAGGCTTCTGAAAGAGCACTTTGGCAACGAATACAGGATTTCGGTGGCATACATAAATAAGGCTCTAGGCTGGCCTCCAATAAAGACAGAGGATGGTGAAGCCCTCAGCGCATTGGCACTATTCCTCACCAGTTGTGGCAATGCAATGTCAGACATGGAGTACATGGAGGAGTTGGATAACGTTGCCAACATGCGTGCCATTGTGAATAAGTTACCGTACAAACTCAGGGGAAGGTGGAGGAGTGTTGCCTTTGAAATAGAGGAGACAGAAGCTCGGCGGCCTAAGTTTATGGACCTGGTCAAGTTTATTAACACGCAGGCTAAGGTAGCATTACACCCAGTGTTTGGAGATATAAAAGACAGCAATAAGGCACCAACCAAGTCTCCACCAAATGTCACTTTAGTGAGGAAGAGTGGCAAGACCATTTTTACAACAACAGCCACACCTGTGAACCACTCGGGCAGCATCGATGCAGAGGcaaagggaggaaaaaagggACTCACTAATCCTACCTCCGCATTCAACAAGCCATGTTTGTTTTGCCACAGTGAACATACCATGGCACAATGCAAGAGACTGAGGAAATCTCTACACAAAGAGAAACTAGAATTTCTTCGAGAGAAGGGACTTTGCTTCAGCTGCTTAAAGCAGGGCCATATGAGTAGGTCTTGTGAGGAGAAATTGAACTGTGAGCTCTGTTCATTGACTCATCCAACTGTGTTGCACATCAGGAGCAAGGATAAGCCTGCACCAAAGGAGGAGTCACCAGAACATGATGAGAAGCAGTCTGTGAGCAGTGGGTTTGTAGAGACAGCTAATACACTATGTTCTGGTACTGGGGCCGGGGACGCAGATAGCATCCTTGCTATTGTTCCAGTCCAAGTTAAGGCAAAGAAAGGCGACAAGGCGGCTATCACATATGCTTTCTTAGACCCAGGCAGCACTGCAACGTTTTGTACCGAAAAGCTAATGAATGAGCTCAATCTCAGTGGAAAGAAAATGGACATACTGTTGACAACCATGGGGCAACAGAAAACGGTCAGCAGCCATCTTGTTACAGGCCTAGAGGTTAGCAGCCTAGAAAAATGCAACTTCATTGAGCTGCAGGAAGTGTTTTCTCAGAAGGCAATCCCAGCTGATAAAAGGAACATTCCACTGCAGGCAGACGTGGACAAATGGCCTCATCTAAAGCGGGTGCGAATACCCTACATCAATGCAGAAATAGGTCTGCTAATCGGAACTAATGTACCAAGGGCTATGGAGCCAGAGGAAGTCATTCACAGCATAGACGACGGACCctatgcagtaaaaacaagcCTTGGCTGGACAGTGAATGGACCGCTGCGGGATGGCAATCGCAGAGCTGCAAGGAGCAAAATAGTAACTATCAAATCAAATCGAATATCCGTGGCCAAACTGGATGACCTGTggaaacagcagctcagatatGACTTTCCTGAATGCAACCAGGAAGAGCAACTGGAGATGTCTAGGGAAGATCTCCAATTCATGGACAGTGTAACACTTTCTGCCAGACTGGTTAACGGACATTACTGCATCGGTCTACCTCTTAAGAACAAAGAGATTCAAATGCCCAACAACCGAGTGCTAGCAGAACAGCGTGCATTGAATTTGAAGAAGAGGCTTCTGAAAAACCCCACATTTTGCGAGGACTATAGTGCCTTCATGAAGGATCTGATCTCCAAGGGCTATGCCGCGAAGGTTCCTGACAAAGACCTCGAGCGCAGTGATGGAAAGGTTTGGTACATCCCACACCACGGAGTGTACCATcccaaaaagcacaaaatgcGTGTTGTATTCAACTGTGGAGCTGCCTACCAGGGGTTCACGTTGAATGGGCAACTTCTTCAAGGGCCGAACCTTACCAGTACTCTGATTGGAGTTCTCACAAGATTTCGCCAAGAACCTGTAGCGGTCATGGCTGATGTGGAAGCCATGTTCCACCAGGTAAAGGTTCCACCAGAAGACACAGACCTCTTAAGGTTCCTGTGGTGGCCAAATGGAGACCTTAAACAAGCTCTGGTGGTGTACAAGATGGTTGTGCACCTATTTGGCGCAACGTCATCACCAAGCTGTGCCAGCTATGCTCTGAGACGGTGTGCTGAGGACAACAGGGACCAGTTTGACAGTACAGCTATTGAAACTATACTGCAGAACTTTTACGTGGATGACTGCCTGAAGTCAGTTGGCTCTGAGGATGAAGCTGTGTTGCTTTTCCACAATCTGAAGGCGGCCTGTCAAACGGGAGGATTCAGGTTGACGAAATGGATAAGCAACAGCCGTGTGGTGCTGGCATCCATTCCTGATACTGAAAGGGCAAAGGAAGTTAAAGATCTGGACTTGGATCAGGATGTACTGCCCATAGAGAGAGCACTGGGAGTACAGTGGTGTGTCCAGTCGGATAGCTTCAAATTCCGAATTGCCATTCAAGAGAAACAACCCACAAGGAGGAACATTCTCTCTACTGCAAGTTCCATCTACGACCCACTAGGCATCTTGGCGCCAGTGGTTCTGCAGGCTAAAAGGATTTTGCAAGAGTGCTGTAGGCTAAAGATTGGCTGGGATAGCGTCATTCCACAACATCTTGCTCAGCAATGGAATGAATGGCTTAACGATTTGGAGTTACTCCAGGGGTTTGAAGTTAAGCGATCTTTCAAGCCAGCACATTTTGGAGGCACTTCATTTGCTCAGCTTCATCATTTCTGTGATGCTAGTGAGGAGGCTTATGGTACTGTAACCTATCTAGTACAGAAAAGCTGGAATGGTCAAGTCCATTGTTCCTTTGTTATGGGGAAGGCAAGAGTTGCACCACTCAAACACACCACCATTCCACGTCTGGAATTAATAGCAGCAACTATGGCAGGACGAATGGACAGGATGTTAAGGAAAGAGCTACAAATGCAGCTTGCAGAGTCGGTGTTTTGGACTGATAGTACAGCGGTGCTAAAGTACATAAACAACGAGACAACAAGGTTCCGCACCTTTGTCGCCAACCGAGTCTCTCAAATCCTAAAAGTGTCCGTGGTTTCTCAATGGCGACATATCAACTCACATCTCAATCCGGCTGATTGTGTCTCAAGAGGACAGAACGTAGGCCTTTTCCTACAGAACCATGTCTGGATTTCTGGACCAGACTTTCTCACGGCACCAAACAACAGTTGGCCAAAGAATCTTAATCATCTAGAAGCTCTTAACCCAGCAGACCCGGAGATCAAAAAAAATGTGTCCATCAGCACCTTCGCATTAAATACAGGAACGGATGTACTGCAGCAGTTGATAGAACACTACTCCTCATGGATACGCCTTAAGAAAGCTGTGGCATGGATCCTTAAGGTAAAGAACATCTTGCTGGTTCGAGCCAAAGAACGACTAGAACGAACTGCTGACACTGCACAAGACATCAGTAAAGCACAGAGACAGCAAAGTCGAAACCTGACAAACATAAGGTTAAGCCACCGCAAAGAAAACCTCACAGTGGATGACTTAAAAGAAGCTGAACTTGAGATTATAAGCCACTGCCAAAGACAAAAATTTCAAGAAGAAATCACTGCCCTACAAAAGGGTGAGCCTGTTAAAAGGAGCAGCCACATATACAAGCTCAATCCGCTTCTTCAGGATGGGATCTTGAGAGTTGGGGGAAGGCTCAGTCGCTCAGCCTTGCCAGAAGAGTTCAAACACCCCGTCATTCTGGACAAGAGCTTAAGGGTGTCTGAGCTCATTCTACAAGAAATACACAAGGAGGTGGGTCATAGCGGACGCAACCATGTCCTGTCCAAGCTACGGCAAAGGTTCTGGATTCCCGGAGCAAACAGCGCTATCAGGAAAGTTCTTTCCAAATGCACTGTGTGTCGACGATTGCATGGCATCGTTGGGCAACAACAGATGGCTGACTTGCCACAAAACAGAGTTACACCTGACGAACCGCCATTCACAAGGACAGGAGTAGACTATTTTGGGCCCTTTGAGGTCAAACGTGGAAGAAGCACTATGAAGAGATATGGTGTAATCTTCACCTGTTTGGCCATTCGAGCTGTACACTTAGAGGTAGCAGCATCTTTGGATACAGACTCTTTCATCAATGCTCTTCGCAGATTTATCGCAAGAAGAGGACAAGTGGTAGAGCTGCGCTCAGATAACGGGACCAATTTTGTCGGTG
It includes:
- the LOC112846145 gene encoding uncharacterized protein LOC112846145; its protein translation is MQPAVVQTDHPRATTEDCGGEQNRMPIIQPQSANSVQVNQPAIRKNSHCSSGNSSSHSAGVEASQTLLAVMQRQNDIAEVLATQQRLSTLPPQNISIFSGDPLEYRLFIRAFEHGVECKTESRKDRLYFLEQYTSGQPRELIRSCLHMDPEKGYCEAKRLLKEHFGNEYRISVAYINKALGWPPIKTEDGEALSALALFLTSCGNAMSDMEYMEELDNVANMRAIVNKLPYKLRGRWRSVAFEIEETEARRPKFMDLVKFINTQAKVALHPVFGDIKDSNKAPTKSPPNVTLVRKSGKTIFTTTATPVNHSGSIDAEAKGGKKGLTNPTSAFNKPCLFCHSEHTMAQCKRLRKSLHKEKLEFLREKGLCFSCLKQGHMSRSCEEKLNCELCSLTHPTVLHIRSKDKPAPKEESPEHDEKQSVSSGFVETANTLCSGTGAGDADSILAIVPVQVKAKKGDKAAITYAFLDPGSTATFCTEKLMNELNLSGKKMDILLTTMGQQKTVSSHLVTGLEVSSLEKCNFIELQEVFSQKAIPADKRNIPLQADVDKWPHLKRVRIPYINAEIGLLIGTNVPRAMEPEEVIHSIDDGPYAVKTSLGWTVNGPLRDGNRRAARSKIVTIKSNRISVAKLDDLWKQQLRYDFPECNQEEQLEMSREDLQFMDSVTLSARLVNGHYCIGLPLKNKEIQMPNNRVLAEQRALNLKKRLLKNPTFCEDYSAFMKDLISKGYAAKVPDKDLERSDGKVWYIPHHGVYHPKKHKMRVVFNCGAAYQGFTLNGQLLQGPNLTSTLIGVLTRFRQEPVAVMADVEAMFHQVKVPPEDTDLLRFLWWPNGDLKQALVVYKMVVHLFGATSSPSCASYALRRCAEDNRDQFDSTAIETILQNFYVDDCLKSVGSEDEAVLLFHNLKAACQTGGFRLTKWISNSRVVLASIPDTERAKEVKDLDLDQDVLPIERALGVQWCVQSDSFKFRIAIQEKQPTRRNILSTASSIYDPLGILAPVVLQAKRILQECCRLKIGWDSVIPQHLAQQWNEWLNDLELLQGFEVKRSFKPAHFGGTSFAQLHHFCDASEEAYGTVTYLVQKSWNGQVHCSFVMGKARVAPLKHTTIPRLELIAATMAGRMDRMLRKELQMQLAESVFWTDSTAVLKYINNETTRFRTFVANRVSQILKVSVVSQWRHINSHLNPADCVSRGQNVGLFLQNHVWISGPDFLTAPNNSWPKNLNHLEALNPADPEIKKNVSISTFALNTGTDVLQQLIEHYSSWIRLKKAVAWILKVKNILLVRAKERLERTADTAQDISKAQRQQSRNLTNIRLSHRKENLTVDDLKEAELEIISHCQRQKFQEEITALQKGEPVKRSSHIYKLNPLLQDGILRVGGRLSRSALPEEFKHPVILDKSLRVSELILQEIHKEVGHSGRNHVLSKLRQRFWIPGANSAIRKVLSKCTVCRRLHGIVGQQQMADLPQNRVTPDEPPFTRTGVDYFGPFEVKRGRSTMKRYGVIFTCLAIRAVHLEVAASLDTDSFINALRRFIARRGQVVELRSDNGTNFVGAERELTKAIQEWNTCKIESTLTQKGIKWIFNTPAASHHGGVWERLIKSVRKILSATLKTQNLDEESLQTFLCETEAILNSRPITTPSNDPNDLEALTPNHLLLLKARPSLPPGLFQQEDIYARRRWRQVQYMADLFWKRWVREYLPQLQTRQKWTRVSRNFVPGDIVLLVDETAPRNSWLIGRVTQAMPDEHGLVRRVRVKTKTSELDRPITKVCLLLEAV